The genomic DNA TCTACTACCTGTTCCATTATAAAATTCAATCCAACACGTCAAATTGCTTATATACTCTACTAtgcacattattattattgagttCTAATTTGTGTATGGGAAACCGGTTGAATAAAAAGCCGACAacattattaaatgtaaatactattttttattgaattgtaaAAATGACTAGTAAAACatgttaagtaataataaatacttgaatatgtatacaataaattaaCAACAGCGTTACATTGACTCAGTCACCGTTTAAAATAGTATTGATATCAGTTATTACCCGAGAAACAAACTGACCCTTTGGCAAACACGACAATTGGCTAAAATTATCTATTTAGTACTTACTGATAATCATTATTGTTTTTAAGTACTCGGAACATCGGAAGTTAGGGGCAGTTTGTCCCAGTATTATAGCCTACTACCTTGTTTGTTATCATTTGCAAatgtaatacataaaatttcctagactattaaatttattacatatatttttctattcaaattaatattcaaagagatcaatgtaaattatatatatatatatatatatatatatatatatatatatatatatatatatatatatatatatatatatatatatattgatttatcaaataaaaatgtaaataaatgcgAATCAGAAACGGGCTGAAATCATCATATAGTATTTAATATCTTTCGAATGCCAAAAGGCTAAATATGAACACGTtacattaaaagaaatttaatatacctttaacatagttgtttttttttttaattattgcacTTTGGTTCAGAAATTACTATTTGTAATCAAATTGTGCATCGTAGGCACTACATCACATTGAAAAATCGTTTGTATCGAACATCGAGACAATTATGATGGCGATCCAGTTCTAAAAAGGAAACTGcatcaaaaaatcatttttaggcAGCACATTTAGTACAAAAATTGGAATGAGCATTGAAGGAAGCCAAGGGACTTGTCGTATTGATAAGccttgaaatttgaaaaacttACAAACTAAACATATTCAAGAATGTTATTTCcttactttaattaatttttaaatggacTATTTCCGGTTATTTGAAACATATAAAACGTTATTAGACTGATAAATGAAACCTAAGTGTTACTTTGCGTGTATTGTCACAGACTGATTATAGACTTTTCAGTGCTAACGCCAAAAATATCGCATGCAGACATTAACAATAAACACCTAGAATATATATCATAAATAGTTTATGGCACACACGCTATaatttcgttatttttattacattatataattgtaaacatttgctgttaattaaaataagtataataaacaataatattttctatacaacaatagttttaaataaacaattcatTACACAATCAGgcctgtggagtcggatcaaaatttaacaACTCGGACTCcgacttttttttatgattcgactcccgactctaacttgaacgattttagtaagatcacttttcttgccaacgtatgaaattgttagtaataaaaataatagcgattttcaaaatatacaaagttaaaaacaattaaaaaatcattaaaatcgacaatgaaataggtataaataaaaagtaagtacactAATagtatatgaatttcatacacaaatatatatatgcgataaatgagtaaaaaaaaatatatattgtatatgagaCAGAGGAAACTATTGGTTTTGgccacaaaacatcaaaatacctgcaattttatttaaaatgtaatttaaaatcatgatttttataaagaaattattaaatataaattattagtggattaatttcaataaaattggagacttcTTGACACagaccgtaatactattaattaaagaagataataaaataaagagtcggttgattttttacgattcTGACTTCGCTTAAAGTGCTtcgcgactccacagccctggtttaaatacatatttacgcatatgcatataaaacaagataataaaaacatgtatgtatgtataatatgtaaatatttggtaTTAacatgtaattacatataatataaaattctttattcagttataaaatgaaaaactcGATATAAATGTATGAGTGAAAACGGAATATTCTCATAGAGgaatgtaaaattattctttCTTCTCGTGACCGGGTTCTGAAAcaataaaatctatataaataaaCCTATCATCACATACAAACAGTACAAACCGCTATATTAATGATACCTTCGGACGAGTCTTCTTCTTCCGCGTCAAGAATGTCCGTACAAcaaacagaataaaatataagagaGAGGAAACCTAGCGGTAGACCAAATATCAGAGTGGTCAAAACGGGATTTCCAGTCCACATATAATCCAAGGAAGTTCTAGCCTGGAAGTACATTCTGTACAATCGCACTGCAAACGAATCTCCACCGTATATCTAGAACCAAACACATTAAAACTTAACAATGAatgtattgatatatgtattttacaaatCTCAACGGCACTTACAGGCGCCGATTGATTGTAAATTTGTTCTAAAAATATAGCCACTGCCTCTGGCGTTAATTTATTAGGATCATCTTCCGGTATGTGATGATGCTTTGTTGTTGAATTGATGACTAGCAGATGAGGAACGGGTAATATCGACATGACAATGGAATTAGTCAACTCGGGCGATCCGACCCAACCGAATTGAAAGTTATTGTGAAGAGTGTCCCGTTTTTGCCTGAATTGAAACAAAGTGGTTATTAATTGAATCAATcgatatacacataatatatttaactagcGTTAACCTTATGACTGATTCGATCATGTCACGGAATTCAATTTCTTCCGGAGTTATTTCATTCAGCTTATTCTCCTCGACGACGGCTAATACTAAAAACTTATCCAACGACAGCAGTTCGTTGATATTAGCTCTAGACACTTTAGGAAATGTGCCGAATCTTTCTGCATCGATCCATTTGTGTAACGAtgtgtttaatttttgtttctCACCAATACCATCATCTGAAAGTATAAATTTGCATGCTAACAAAATAATAgcattctatatacatacatatatatataagtaagtAAATCTAGGAAATAAcagcaaacaaaataatttttgataacaTAGATATTAGTATACACACAAGtgtaattatttcaaaaatatcttaTAAAAAAGATTCCGATcgtttgagtaatattttgatattatacaaaaaagatTCATTAAATGCGAGTTAGATCTGTCGGGAATGTTTTGATCACACCTGAAAATCTAAGATACCTGAATAGAAGTAAGCCATGCTCTCCTTGTAGACGAAAGCCACGGGAGTCTTCTCTAGAGTCATGTGCTTGTTGGCGACTTCCGGcgacattacaaaaaatgaCGCAAGTGGTTGATATTTCTCGGCATGATAGAAGAACATTTCCTAAAttcaattgaacaattacaattatgaaataatcgAATGCGTTCAATATGAAGTGATTGAATAATTACCCAAAGTGGTCCAGTTTGTTGGCCGACATAGCCGAAGAATATGggattgttttcttttatttcgttgACGGTATGTTGTTTGGTCACCAGCAAAACTGACGGACCGGACATGCGTAGAGCATAATTGACGAGATCATCTTTGCTCTGCTCTCCGATGTATTCATGTTTCAGCGAGCCTTTCATACtagaaaaataatgtaatattaaagcAATTGCATTTAGCAAATTTCCAAGGCCTTTGAACAGCcctttattcaaaataaactcAGTATTGATCCTTGATAGTGTCTTAATtgtttctaaaaaatatatgttaccGTCACcacaccgaatgttaaaaagtcgaaaatgttcgtttaacgtgcatacatattttattttatttaaaaaaatcaataccacagagacttgacaggttgccccaaagcgtcaatgtgattataatataaataataaaaatcataaaaattataaaaaaaacttcataaaaaaataataaaaatcataaataaaaaaaaacatcataaaaaaataataaaaatcaagtaaaaaatatgtacacataataaaaacaaagaaataagattgaaaaatttatatcgtgctatttaggatgtgttccaccaactcaacataactggcatcgaagaggtccaagtaatgtgccagtaagttaaggagtcgaacagctctcgagaggggggagttcatgagcacgtttgatttagccctaattggcaaaaatatatcatgttttcttaaaactctatgattttccggggcccagaattttagtttctccaggatagcgggattgtgaatctctcctctaagtaattttacgaaatgtttcccaagaaataaatctcttctctttgccagggagttgaaacccaaagatcccaagacaaaggcactagggaacagatatggataaaatccaaatgtcttcagatataaaaatctaaggaatttccttttcAGGaatcgttccaacattagagagtaacgaagttgatagggagaccatataatggagccaaactcgagcatatgaaaagtctctctcccccccatCGTACatccttacttaatttgcgcgagcaggatacaacaggaacaagaggaacaggcttttccttccgtatcctgcgcgcgcacattaaacaaggctttatgacaaaaagagagataatttcaccgcatgtcactcatatatagtatatttatacatagtaccgtttaccatgcacccttttttttgatctttcgacttgagatctttcgattttcgatctttgccttccgatatttgctttttcgggcttttcactttcggtcccgtgaggtagacccgtttgTTTCTATGTATTTTGAGGATAACTTGAATGTCCTTAGCACTTTgagtcttttctgttgaaagccagccacgctgaaaatttcgccaacatttccaactagaattatttagacatctaatagaaagcaggtataaaaattgtaactaatccaaacaaaccctggATCACTACcgtagataactaccgccaaggatttcgagttttgtaaaggtgtgtttagacttgttaagttatatcttgcaacaatatcaaataaacaaaataagtctattaactgtgtgcccgcggccgtcttctatggaagctttgggcgacaagtctgtagcatagaatttctgaactttgcacgggattttgagccttatatgcgcctatttcaactgttttaaggttcaaaattggttgaatatattaccgagagttgaatgccatctattcaatttgcttaaaatgaatatataccagtcaaaattagttttttgtggaaccatactgaaacctcgtttatgtgacgtcacgtctgttgaacaatggcgacgatacgtttcattgtatgaagaatgattattttgcaattaagccaaaactacgagatatattatgtattttattgtttaaaataatactttatgtgttaattaacatatctggttacatgagtaaatattaaaatgtgtgtttaaggtcgaaaactcgattgccaaattcgcggaaaaggtgccgcgtacagggcttgttcgctatatttattgccgcgggcaaagggttaatgaatgtatttctcCAAAACTAGTTAAATCttattcattgttgttaaaatgtaatgctcacaatctatgtaaatgccaagccacaatctaaaatact from Arctopsyche grandis isolate Sample6627 chromosome 1, ASM5162203v2, whole genome shotgun sequence includes the following:
- the Tmx3 gene encoding thioredoxin-related transmembrane protein 3 isoform X2, producing MNLYYWIQIITLVSVSSNDASRVLELSDRFLEIHHEGHWLVMFYAPWCAYCHRLVPIWAHVAQALHTSSVKVARLDCTRFTAVANHYKVRAFPTIMFMKGSLKHEYIGEQSKDDLVNYALRMSGPSVLLVTKQHTVNEIKENNPIFFGYVGQQTGPLWEMFFYHAEKYQPLASFFVMSPEVANKHMTLEKTPVAFVYKESMAYFYSDDGIGEKQKLNTSLHKWIDAERFGTFPKVSRANINELLSLDKFLVLAVVEENKLNEITPEEIEFRDMIESVIRQKRDTLHNNFQFGWVGSPELTNSIVMSILPVPHLLVINSTTKHHHIPEDDPNKLTPEAVAIFLEQIYNQSAPIYGGDSFAVRLYRMYFQARTSLDYMWTGNPVLTTLIFGLPLGFLSLIFYSVCCTDILDAEEEDSSEEPGHEKKE
- the Tmx3 gene encoding thioredoxin-related transmembrane protein 3 isoform X1, with amino-acid sequence MNLYYWIQIITLAVSVSSNDASRVLELSDRFLEIHHEGHWLVMFYAPWCAYCHRLVPIWAHVAQALHTSSVKVARLDCTRFTAVANHYKVRAFPTIMFMKGSLKHEYIGEQSKDDLVNYALRMSGPSVLLVTKQHTVNEIKENNPIFFGYVGQQTGPLWEMFFYHAEKYQPLASFFVMSPEVANKHMTLEKTPVAFVYKESMAYFYSDDGIGEKQKLNTSLHKWIDAERFGTFPKVSRANINELLSLDKFLVLAVVEENKLNEITPEEIEFRDMIESVIRQKRDTLHNNFQFGWVGSPELTNSIVMSILPVPHLLVINSTTKHHHIPEDDPNKLTPEAVAIFLEQIYNQSAPIYGGDSFAVRLYRMYFQARTSLDYMWTGNPVLTTLIFGLPLGFLSLIFYSVCCTDILDAEEEDSSEEPGHEKKE